The DNA segment CAACATCtcatcaaaactcaaaccgatggCATCACGATTAAAATCAGGTATTTCCAAaattcctcaacatcgataacACAATATTTCCATCACAATATCATCATCCATTCAACCCAAATTTTCGAGTATAGACAACTGTTCAAACGTGATTTTCCAGAAAATATCCAAAAAttgaaaacatgttcaaatgaTGGTATTTTCACAAACCGTCTTGGATATACCATATCTATTTACTCAAGAACATGTTTATCCAATAAATTCTTAAATCCAACAACACCCAAAATTTTGAACTTGATAGAATTTAATAAAACTTACGTAGAAATGTGGTTCTCGTCGCGAGGATTTCAAAACtgtaattatttttgaaatctaATGACCGGATGGTGTCGGTTCGGAGCATGAAACAACACATTAATGGCTTCTCTGTCTTCTCTTCTTTCTCTCGGTAGGTGATGAATGTAGGAGATAATACATACACATGCATATACCTACTAATATTTGATGCATTTATTAAATATCCAATAATTTACAATTTAGTCCCCGAAACTTTCAAAATTACAATTTAGTACCTGCTCAAGATCCAAACTTTCAATTCAGTCCTTAAATTACTGaaactcggaatttaaatctaaaattccgtaatttctcaaattaaatatttttgaagcatTACATGGTGGATGTCAGCTTCAAGGGAACATGAGCAACAACATTGAAGGAGATCGAGGGGAGTAGCGGCAGAATTGGTGACGACAGCCATGGAGATCGtcagaaaaaaaatttggtgaGGCGATAGGGGGCGGGGGTGGCTTATTGGCTAGGGTTTATGGGATAGGCCTTAGGCTCTTGATACCATGTAGAAACGTTTTGGGAGAATATAATTTCATATATTCTAAAAATAAAAGTACaatgtatatttatatacaacCTAAAACgagaaagataaaaataaacaaataaacaaaatataaaagagatataaacaatataattaaatatatacaagGTATATATTTTCAATAGCTTTAACTTAGAGATCTGAAAATTAGAACAAAAGAGATGGAAGGTGAAAAATGATTATTGTTTTACTTTCAACGAACAAGAACTCCGACAGCCACGAACGTCGATTTGATGGCTAAACCAGTGATGTTCGTTAGGGCGGTGGCAAAAAGTGAGGGTCACAAGTTTGGGGAAAATGAAATGGATTACCCCTTACATTTTAGTTTTTAGATATGATATGGTGGGGtaagttttcaaattttgaaaattaaaatggTTGGAATTGTAATCTCACCCTTGGGggaaaaagtttaaaaaaattaaattaattcaatgaCACGTGTCATGATCTCAATGGATTGGATAGTATCCATCAATTTGCGTTGACTGAACCCTCGGTTATATCAATAAAAAGAATTCATGCTAGTCGATGTGCAATTTCATCAGGTTCGGTTTTAGCCTTAAAAAGAAGGCTCTCATGTGAAGCTTACATGGTTGGCTACATTCAAGTATAGCCAAATCAAAATGAGAcgtgatgggcagtcagaggcagtttatatcaataaaaataattcatgAGAGTCGATGTGCAATTTTATTGAACATAAATTTCCTAAGAAAAATTACACATGAATTTCTACGAATATTATATTGTTAGATTATATTcatcacaaatattttaaatctaaataaataagataataatctacaataataatatatttaaaacagtCCACGAGCAACCGATTCGTCAAAATCTCCATTTCAAATGGATAATTGGAATCTAAACTCAAGTATTGTCtcgttaaaaataaaataagtgaAAAAGTCCGAAAAAAAGTACAACGATATAGCTTTCCTTGGATGTTTTTTCTTACATTGATGTACCTCATTAAAATATGAGGTCCCTAAAAAGATTGTTCAAGTCTGATCCGAGTCCATTAATAGTTTTTTCAAATTGAGTAGACCCTCGTGGTTCGAGCCCAATGGCCCTTCTGAAAGTCCATACAAGATGTTGGGCTTTTGGGCGATCAGAGCCCAAAAGGGCGAGGATGTAGTGAAAACCTTGCTCGAGCCTTTATAGATTAAAACATTGCCCGACATCGACAACCGACTTCCTGTTATATATTTactttgatttgatatggcTTCCTTAATCCACCACATGGACCTCAATTCTGTTGCTGTCTCAACAACACCGTTCGTTCACAAGAATACTTGGCGGAATTCGACCGTCCGAATTCCCGCGACGTCAATGAAAACAAACAGCCTACAAGAAGCCCTTTTGTCAATCTCCAATATCTTAGCTTCGAGCGGTCAGAAAAATTGTTTGGATAAAGCTTACTCATCAATTCTTGATCTTTGTGCGACCCAAAAGTCCCTCTCACATGGCAAACAAATCCATGCCCACGTTTTAAAATGCAACAATGTGCGTGATTTGCCATTCTTGTATACTAAGCTCGTGCTCATGTATGGTAAATGCGGCAACTTACGGGAGGCCGAAGTCCTGTTCGAAGAAATGCCGGAAAGGAGTATTTTCACTTACAATGCAATGCTTGGTGCATATGTTTTGAATGGGGAGTCTTGGGCAGCAATTGGACTTTACGCAGACATGAGATTCTTGGAAATTCCCTTAGATGCCCATACTTGTTGCATTGTCTTAAAGGCTTGTGCTGGATTTGAAGATATTTACTGTGGAAGGGAAATTCATGGATTTGGCGTCAAGTTTGGGATGGCTTGTAATGATATTTTTGTGAATGCGCTCGCAAGCATGTACACCAAGTGCAATGATCTAAATGCAGCGGTGTTGTTATTTAATAGAATGACAGGAAGAGGAGCTGAGTTGTGGAATATAATGATTTCAGCATATTCTACTATTGGGATGAGCGGAGAGGCATTAAGGCTGTTTTGGGAAATGCAAAATGTTGGTGTCACCCCTAGCACATATACTTTCGTGGCTGCTCTTCAAGCCTGTCAGGATTCATTGCATGGGATGCAAATACACACCATCGTTCTGAAATCTCGCATTATTTCTGATTGTTATGTTGCAAATGCCTTGGTTGGCATGTACTCAAAATTCTCCAGAATTGATGAAGCTATTAGAGTTTTCAGTCACATGCCTGAGAGAGATGGTATTTCTTGGAATGCCATGCTATCTTGCTATGTTCAAAATGGCCTCTATGACAAAGCACTCGCATTATTTCAGGAGAGAGTGAGTTCTGCTCAGCCACTGGACCAAGTATCAGTAATCAGTGTTCTTTCAGCCTGTGGCAGGTTAGGGAATTTGGTGAATGGGATGGAAGTCCATGCTTTTGTTCTGAAAAATGGGATGGATTTTGATCTTCAAGTAGCCAACACAGTAATTGACATGTATGCAAAGTGTTCTAAGacaaatttcatgtattattctTTCCGGAAAATTTCTCGTAAAGACCATATTTCGTGGACAACAATCATTGCTGGTTATATTCAAAATTATTGTCATGAAAGGGCCTTGCAATTATTCAAGGAAGTGCAGGTGGAAGGTGTTGAGATTGATAAAATGATGGTTGAAAGTGTTCTCCTAGCTTGTCACTGGTTGCAGTGCATTCTAACTGTAAAAGAGATCCACGGTTACATAGTGAGAAGAGATTTTTCAGATACTGTCATACAAAACACTTTGGTCGATATTTATGGAGATTGTGGAAAAGTAGATTATGCTAGACACATATTTGGGCAAATTGAAGTTAGGAATGTTGTGTCCTGGACGAGCATGATAACTTCTTATGTAGATAACGGGCTTGCAAATGAGGCTCTTCAACTTTTCTTCAACATGGTCAGAGATGGAGTTGAACTAGATTCTATTGCAATCTTGACCATTCTCTCGGCAGCTGCTAATTTATCTGCCTTGAGGAAGGGTAAAGAAATTCATGGATATTTACTGAGGAAGTGCTTTCACACAGAGAACTCGATTACAAGCTCGCTTGTGGATATGTATGCTAGCTGTGGGGACATTGATAGGTCCTATGCTGTTTTCAAATCTGCAAAACATAAAGATTTAGTCCTATGGACAAGTATGATTAACGCATATGGACTGCATGGCCATGGTATGATGGCTACAAATTTATATAGGAAGATGGAGGCCAAGAACCTTTACCCTGATCATATAGCATTTTTGGCACTGCTTCATGCATGCAGTCATTCAGCATTAGTAGAAGAAggaaaattgttttttcaaCTTATGCAGCACGATTATAAATTGGATCCATGGCCTGAACACTATGCCTGTCTGGTTGATCTTCTAGGTCGCGCAAATTTTTTGGAAGAGGCATTTGATTTGGTGAAAGGCATGAGATCGGAGCCTACAGCTGCTGTCTGGTGTGCTCTTCTTGGTGCCTGCAGAATTCATTCTAATATTAAGATAGGGGAGATAGCTTCAGAGAAGCTTCTTGAAATGGATCCAGATAATCCAGGAAATTATGTGCTTGTATCTAACTTATATGCAGCTGCAGAGAGATGGGATAAGGTGGAGGAAGTGAGGATGAAAATGAAAGTGAGGGGACTGAAAAAAGACCCTGCTTGTAGTTGGATAGAGATTGGAAATAAGGTTCATAACTTTATTTCCAGGGACAGGTCTCATCCGAATTCTGACGAAATATACAAAGAACTCTCTCAGATTACTGATAAATTGAAGAGGGGTGGAGGGTATGACCCTGAAACGAAGCACGTGCTGCACAATTTGGAGGAGGAAGAGAAAGTAAAGATGCTTTATGGTCACAGTGAAAGGCTTGCTATTGCCTATGGTTTACTTGTTACTCCAAAGGAAAAGCCTATACGGGTCACGAAGAACCTCCGGGT comes from the Henckelia pumila isolate YLH828 chromosome 1, ASM3356847v2, whole genome shotgun sequence genome and includes:
- the LOC140875661 gene encoding pentatricopeptide repeat-containing protein At3g63370, chloroplastic: MASLIHHMDLNSVAVSTTPFVHKNTWRNSTVRIPATSMKTNSLQEALLSISNILASSGQKNCLDKAYSSILDLCATQKSLSHGKQIHAHVLKCNNVRDLPFLYTKLVLMYGKCGNLREAEVLFEEMPERSIFTYNAMLGAYVLNGESWAAIGLYADMRFLEIPLDAHTCCIVLKACAGFEDIYCGREIHGFGVKFGMACNDIFVNALASMYTKCNDLNAAVLLFNRMTGRGAELWNIMISAYSTIGMSGEALRLFWEMQNVGVTPSTYTFVAALQACQDSLHGMQIHTIVLKSRIISDCYVANALVGMYSKFSRIDEAIRVFSHMPERDGISWNAMLSCYVQNGLYDKALALFQERVSSAQPLDQVSVISVLSACGRLGNLVNGMEVHAFVLKNGMDFDLQVANTVIDMYAKCSKTNFMYYSFRKISRKDHISWTTIIAGYIQNYCHERALQLFKEVQVEGVEIDKMMVESVLLACHWLQCILTVKEIHGYIVRRDFSDTVIQNTLVDIYGDCGKVDYARHIFGQIEVRNVVSWTSMITSYVDNGLANEALQLFFNMVRDGVELDSIAILTILSAAANLSALRKGKEIHGYLLRKCFHTENSITSSLVDMYASCGDIDRSYAVFKSAKHKDLVLWTSMINAYGLHGHGMMATNLYRKMEAKNLYPDHIAFLALLHACSHSALVEEGKLFFQLMQHDYKLDPWPEHYACLVDLLGRANFLEEAFDLVKGMRSEPTAAVWCALLGACRIHSNIKIGEIASEKLLEMDPDNPGNYVLVSNLYAAAERWDKVEEVRMKMKVRGLKKDPACSWIEIGNKVHNFISRDRSHPNSDEIYKELSQITDKLKRGGGYDPETKHVLHNLEEEEKVKMLYGHSERLAIAYGLLVTPKEKPIRVTKNLRVCGDCHSFTKLLSKFCEREIIVRDANRFHSFKDGVCSCGDFW